From Qipengyuania soli:
GCAGGCAATCCGAGTATAGTCCATCCGCCCCTCCCCGCTTCTTGCGGGAAGGCTAGCAGATCATTCCTCTTCGTCGAGGTCCCGCGTGACCTTGGGATCGGACAGCAGCCGTTCGATCCGGTCGGCCTCGTCGAAGCTCTCGTCGGGCTGGAAATTCAGCTTGGGGGCGAACTTCAGGCCGAGGCGCTGGGCGACTTCTTTCTGGAAGAAGGCCGTATTGGTCCGCAGCGCCTTGAGAACCACCGCCTCGTCCTTGCCGAGAAGCGGCTTCACATAGGCCTTCGCATTGCGCAGGTCGGGCGTCATGCGAACCTCGGTCACCGAGATATGGTGCGCGCGCAGGATATCGTCGTGCGCCTCGCCTCGGGCCAGCAGTTCAGACAGGATGTGGCGCACCCGCTCGCCCACCTTGAGGACGCGGACCGATTGCTGTTCGGGGGTGGAGTGCTGGTGACGGGCCATCAGGCGGGTTCTTCCATCTTTGCGAGTATGCGTTTGAGCGAGGTCATGTTGCGTGCGGTGCCCTTGCACCCCAGTCGCCGCTCGAGAAGCTTGTTCGACAGGTCCGATACACCCACTCCGTGCACGTAGTCGAGGAAGAGCACGCGATTGCTGCCAAGGGCCAGCCGCTCGCTGCCTTTCGTCCGGTGCTCCTCGATCAATGCGTCGACCGCCGACGGGTCGGGCTGCTGGCTGAGGAAGATGGAATGGACCATCTTGTCCGAACCGTGTTGCGGACCCATTCCGTGAAAGGGATTGTCCAGGATCGCGGACCGGATTTCGTCCGCACTGCGGACCATGGCGCAGGATTTGAACCCGAAGCGCTGCTGGACCACGCTTTCGAGACGCATCTCCAACATTGCGGGATCGTGTCGGTCGGGAAGGATCACATTGCCGCTGGCGGCGACGGTCGAGACGTCCTCGAACCCGGCATCGTTCAGCGCGGCGACGAGATCGACCATCTTGATCCGGTTTCCGCCGACATTGATGCTGCCGAGGAAAGCTACCACGCGCCCCATCAGCGCGGCTCGACGACCGGCCTCGGTGTGGGGATCGCCGTGCTTGTCGATCGGGCGAGCAGGTTGCCCGCCTCGTCGAACAGTTCGCCTTCGAGGAAAATGACCTTGCGACCGCGCCGGACGACGCGGCCCTTGCCGACGATCGGACCCTTGAGGACCGGCTTCAGCAGGCTCATCGAAATCTCTAGATTGAGCGGTGCTTCTTCCTGGTCTGTTGCCCAGACATGCGCCCAGCCCATCACCTCGTCGAGGAAGCCCGCGACGAGGCCGCCCTGCACGGACCCGCGCGGGGTGATGAAGCTGTCAGGCGCGTGGAAGCGCAAGGTAATTTCCTCGCGCTCCCTGTCGAAGCTGACGAACTGCACGCCCATCAGTTCGGCATGGGCGTGCCCCAGGGCGTGCTCGGTCGCGCTCAAAGCGTGCGCTCACGCTCCTCGACCTCGAAGACTTCGAGCTGGTCGCCCGGCTGGATGTCGTTCGTGTCGGCGAGGACCACACCGCATTCGAGGCCCGCGCGAACTTCGTCGACGTCGTCCTTGAAGCGGCGCAGCGAGGCGATGGTCGTCGCCGAAACGATGACGTCGTCGCGCGTGAGACGGGCATGGAGGCCCTTGCGGATGACGCCTTCCTCGACCAGCAGGCCTGCGGCCTTGTCGCGCTTGCCCGAACGGAAGACTTCCTTGACCTGAGCGCGGCCGACCACGTGCTCGATCCGCTCGGGACCCAGCTCGCCTGCCATCTCCTTCGCGATTTCCTCGGTCAGGTGATAGATGACATCGTAGTACTTCATCTCGACCCCGTCGCGCTTCACCAGCTCGCGAGCCTTGGCGTTGGGACGGACGTTGAAGCCGATGATCGGGGCCTTGGAAGCCGAAGCGAGAGTAACGTCGCTTTCGGTAATCGCACCAACACCGGCGTGCAGCACGCGCACCTTGATCTCGTCGTTCGAGAGGTTGTGCAACGCAGTCACGATCGCTTCGACCGAACCCTGGACGTCGGCCTTCACCACGACAGGGAATTCGATCACGTTCGATGCGAGGTTGTTGAACATCGTGTCGAAGCTGGTCGGGGCCAGCGCCGTGCGCTTTTCGGTCGCCTTTTCCTGACGGTAGGCAGCAACTTCACGCGCACGCTGTTCGTTCTCGACGACGGTCAGCTGGTCACCGGCACGCGGCACCCCGCCGAGGCCGAGGACCTCGACCGGCATGGAGGGCCCGGCTTCCTTGATCTGCTTGCCCTTGTCGTCGATGATCGCACGGACGCGACCGCTTTCGGTGCCGACGACGAAGGTGTCGCCACGCTTCAGCGTACCACGGGTGATCAGCACGGTCGCAACCGGTCCGCGGCCCTTGTCGAGCTGCGCCTCGATCACGGTCGCCTCGGCCATGCGGTCGGGGCGAGCTTTGAGTTCCAGCAGTTCGGCCTGCAGGGCAATCTTCTCGAGCAGTTCGTCGAGCCCGGTCTTGGCCTTGGCCGAGATCTCCACGTCCTGCACATCGCCCGACATCGCTTCGACGATCACCTCGTGCTCAAGCAGGCGGGTGCGGATGTTGTTCGGATCGGCTTCCGGCTTGTCCATCTTGTTGATGGCCACGATCATCGGGACGCCGGCAGCCTTGGTGTGATTGATGGCCTCGATCGTCTGCGGCATGATGCCGTCGTCTGCGGCCACCACAAGCACCACGATATCGGTCACGTTGGCACCGCGCTGGCGCATTTCGGTAAACGCGGCGTGGCCCGGCGTGTCGAGGAAGGTGATGGTGTCACCGCCCTTGGTCTTAACCTGGTAGCTGCCGATGTGCTGGGTGATGCCACCGGCTTCGCCCTTGACCACGTTCGCACCGCGAAGAGCGTCGAGCAGCGAGGTCTTGCCGTGGTCGACGTGGCCCATGATGGTCACGACCGGCGGACGCGGCTTCAGCGTTTCTTCCGGATCCTGGTCCTCGGTCGTATCGATGTCGACGTCGGCTTCGGAAACCTTCTGGATGTTGTGGCCGAACTGCTCGACGAGCAGCTCTGCAGTGTCCTGGTCGATGGTCTGGTTGACGGTGACCATCATGTCGAGGTTGAAGAGCTCCTTCACCAGGTCGGCGCCCTTCTCGCCCATGCGCTTGGCCAGCTCGCCGACGGTGATCGCCTCGGGGACGACAACGTCGCGAACCTGCTTTTCACGAGCCTTCTGCGGACCGCCCTGCATGCGGCGTTCCTTCTCGCGGGCACGCTTGAGCGCGGCGAGCGAACGGGCACGACGACCTTCGTCCTCGTTGAGGGCACGATTGACGGTCAGCTTGCCCGAACGACGCTTGTCGGCGCGCTCGTCCGACTCCGGAGCGGGGCGCTTTTCGTCCTTCTTCTTCTTTTCGGGCTTCTTGGGTTCCGGACGGGCGACCGGCGTGAAGCGGCGCGGCGCGGGCGTGGGAGTGCCGTCTTCGGAAACTTCCTGCTCGCCTTCGGGCTCCTCTGCCGGCGCGGCCTTGGCCTCTTCGGCGGCGCGCTTGGCGGCTTCTTCCTCAGCCTTGCGATTTTCCTCTGCGCGCTTCTTCTCGTCTTCGGCAGCAAGGCGAGCTTCTTCGGCTTCGCGCGCGGTCTGCTCGGCAAGGGTGGCGAGGCGAGCTTCTTCGGCTTCGCGCTGGAGGCGAGCGACGCGCTCCTGCGGCGTTTCTCCCGAAGGAACAGCCTTCTTCGGGGCAGGCTTTGCAGCTGCCGGAGGCGGCGGAGGCGGCGGAGGCGGCGGAGGCGGCGGAGGCGCGACCTCACCGGGCTTGCCGACCAGGCGACGGCGCTGCTTCACCTCGACCACCACCTTGTTGGTGCGGCCGTGGCTGAAGGTCTGCTTGACCTCGCCAGCATCCACCGACCTCTTGAGGCCGAGGGGCTTGCGGGCAGGTTTGTTTTCGTCGTCGCTCATTATCGCTCGTTTCTCTTCTTCGTATCGTTCAAATCGTCATTCGGCGCGCGCGATTGCGCGCCCATCTGCGGCGGGCAGGTCCTGCCCGAGAAAATGCATGAGGCGCGTCAGGGGCTTGAGCACCCGATCAGCCGCGGCATCATCGGCAAGCGCCAGATGGACGACATTGTCGCGGCCCAATGCCACAGACAAAGCGTTCCGGTCCAGAGGCAGTTCGAGCCCCCGCTCGCCCGATCCTTCGGTCTCGCGCCCGACACGCCAGGCCTGGTCGAGCTTCTTGCGTCCGTCCTCGCTTGCGTCACTGGCATGGCACAGCAAAGCCAGGGCGCCGCCACGGGCATGTTCGGCAATCCGCTGCGTCCCCAAGATAAGGTGGCCAACGCGCATTTCGAGACCAAGGCGGTCAAGAAACACGCGGGTCAGCGCATCCTCGACCAGCTGCGGAAGGTTATCGGGGATGTCGAGGTCGCCCGTCTTGAAGGCACGCGACAATCCGCCCTTGAGCTTGCCGCTGGCAATCGCCTGCTCCAGCCCGGCACGGTCAACACCGATCCATGCGCCGCGTCCGGGTGCCTTCTCCTGCGCATCGGGCAGCACGAGGCCAACCGGCGAGACCGCCAGCCGCACAAGGGTCTCGCGCAGGGCAGTCTCTCCCGAGATGACGCAGCGCCGTTCGGGCTCGGAAGCAGTCCGTGCCCGTGGCGTGTCAGCGATGTCCGGCGTCAGGCGCTCATTGGGTGGAGTCCGCATCGGCGGCCTCCTGGGTGTCAGGCCCGGAGACGTCTTCGTCTTCGAACCAGTGCGCACGGGCTGCCATGATGATCTCGTTGCCCTGCTCTTCGCTCAGGCCATATTCGCCGAGAACGCCGCCCTTGTCCTGCTCGCGCACCGAGGGACGCCGCATCGGCGGGCCATCGGCGTTGTTGCGACGACGCGGGGCTTCGCGCTTCTTGGCGATGAGTTCGTCGGTCGCCAGGTCGGCAAGATCGTCGAGGGTCTTGATGCCTGCCTTGCCCAGGGTGACCAGCATGGCCTCCGTAAGGTGCGGCAGTTCGGCGAGGTCATCCTCGACACCGAGTTCGCGGCGGGCCTCGCGATGCGCGGCCTCCTGGCGTTCAATGGCTTCGAGCGCACGGCTCTGAAGTTCCTGCGCCAGTTCCTCGTCGAAACCTTCGATGCCGGCCAGTTCGTCGAGTTCGACATAGGCGACCTCTTCCAGCTCGGCGAAACCTTCGGCGACGAGCAGCTGCGAAAGCGTTTCGTCGACATCGAGCTCTTCCTCGAACATCTTGGAGCGCTCGGCGAATTCCTTCTGGCGCTTCTCCGAGGCTTCTTCCTCGGTCATGATGTCGATCTGGTTGGCAGTCAGCTGGCTCGCGAGGCGCACGTTCTGGCCGCGACGGCCGATGGCAAGCGACAGCTGGTCGTCGGGAACGACGACTTCGATGCGACCATCTTCCTCGTCGAGGACGACGCGGCTGACGGTGGCGGGCTGGAGCGCGTTGACGATGAAGGTCGCCTGATCTTCCGACCAAGGGATGATGTCGATCTTCTCGCCCTGCAGTTCCTGCACGACGGCCTGGACGCGGCTGCCCTTCATGCCGACGCACGCGCCGACAGGGTCGATGCTGCTGTCATGGCTGATGACGCCGATCTTGGCACGGCTGCCCGGGTCGCGCGCGGCGGCCTTGATCTCGATGATGCCATCGTAGATTTCGGGCACTTCCTGCGCGAAAAGCTTCTTCATGAAGTCGGGGTGCGCGCGGCTGAGGAAAATCTGCGGGCCACGGTTGTTGCGCTCGACCTTGGTGATCAGCGCGCGGACACGCTCGCCGGTACGGGCGGCTTCGCGCGGGATCTGCTGGTCGCGGCGAATGACGCCTTCGGCGCGGCCGAGGTTGACGATCACGTGGCCGAATTCGACCGACTTGATCACGCCGGTGATGACTTCGCCCGCACGATCCTTGAATTCCTCGTACTGGCGCTCGCGCTCGGCATCGCGGACCTTCTGGAAGATCACCTGCTTGGCCGACTGCGCGTCGATGCGGCCGAGATCGACCGGGGGCAGCGGGTCGACGATGAAGTCACCCAGCTTGGCGTCCTTGTCGAGCTTGGCAGCCTGCTTGAGGTCGACCTGCTTGAAGTAGTCCTCGACATCCTCGACGACTTCGACGACGCGCCACAGGCGCAGGTCACCGGTCTGCGGGTCCAGCTTGGCGCGGATGTCGTTCTCGGCACCGTAGCGGGCGCGCGCGGCCTTCTGGATCGCCTCTTCCATCGCCTCGATGACGATGGACTTGTCGATCATCTTTTCCGACGCGACCGAATTGGCGATCGCGAGGAGTTCGGCCTTGTTGGCGGAAATGGCACTGGCCATCAGTCGTCTGCCTCTTCTTCAGTTTCGACGAAATCGTCGGCACCGCTCGTGTCGAGCGGCTGGGTGGCGGCGATCAGCGCGTCGGTCAAGACGAGCTGGGCCGAATGGATCATTTCGCGGGGGACGGACACTTTGCCCGCCTTGCGATCGGTGATGGTGACGGTGTCGCCCCCAGGACCATTGGCGATGCCCTCAAGGATCCCGCGCAGGGTGCGCTGGCCATCCCAGGACTTGTCCATCGCAATCTTTGTCTCGTGTCCGGCCCAATTGGCGAAATCCTTCGCGCGGGTCAGCGGGCGGTCGATGCCGGGGCTCGAAACTTCGAGGTGGTAGGCGCCTTCGATCAGCATCTCACCCGCTTCCTCGAGCGCGTCGATCCGGTCGGAGACGCGGCGCGAGAGCGCGGCACACTGATCGATGATCAGCTGGCCCGTCGCCGGGTCCTCGGCCATGATCTGGAGCGCCTGCCCGCCATCGCCGGCTTCGGACGGCATCATCTTCACGCGCACGAGGTCGAAACCCAGCGCATTGGCTTCGGGCTCGATCACTTCGGTCAGGCGTGCGATATCGCTCATTCGGTCTCCGGTCGGGTCGACATTGCAGCAACGGGGTTTGGTGCCGGCCCCTTTCGGCGCCAGCCCCTCCTTTGTCGCGACAATGTCGGGATGGCGTTCAGATAGGCGCGAGTCCCCGAATTTGCAACCGCAAAAGGAAAGGGGCCCGGTTCGCACCGGACCCCTCGTTGTCCAAGGTCGAAGCTCGGCTTATTCGCGTGCTGCCGGCACCTTCACATGCGGAGCCCACGTGACATGGGTAATGACAGTGTAGCCGTTGAAGTTGCGCACGAACTCGTTGGGCCGCCCTGCCGCATCCTTGCCGACGGCTTTCCCCCACTGGGCAGGACTATCGCCAGGCTCGATACCAAGGGGCTTGCCCTTGCCGCCGCCATTGCCCGGACCACCGCTGCTTCCGCCACTCGACGAAGTCGAACCACCACCTTCGGAGTGATTATAGATCAGAGCGAGTTGATCGTAGTCATGCTTGTCAGGGTGTTCGTTACCGCTTGGGTCGCTGGTGTATTCCATGCACGACGACGTCAGATCGGTGGAGAAATCCTCGTTCTGGTGACCGAGGCCGTAATCGTGGCCGATCTCCTGACAGGTCACGAGCTGCTT
This genomic window contains:
- the rbfA gene encoding 30S ribosome-binding factor RbfA; this translates as MARHQHSTPEQQSVRVLKVGERVRHILSELLARGEAHDDILRAHHISVTEVRMTPDLRNAKAYVKPLLGKDEAVVLKALRTNTAFFQKEVAQRLGLKFAPKLNFQPDESFDEADRIERLLSDPKVTRDLDEEE
- a CDS encoding DUF1697 domain-containing protein, yielding MGRVVAFLGSINVGGNRIKMVDLVAALNDAGFEDVSTVAASGNVILPDRHDPAMLEMRLESVVQQRFGFKSCAMVRSADEIRSAILDNPFHGMGPQHGSDKMVHSIFLSQQPDPSAVDALIEEHRTKGSERLALGSNRVLFLDYVHGVGVSDLSNKLLERRLGCKGTARNMTSLKRILAKMEEPA
- a CDS encoding PaaI family thioesterase, with amino-acid sequence MSATEHALGHAHAELMGVQFVSFDREREEITLRFHAPDSFITPRGSVQGGLVAGFLDEVMGWAHVWATDQEEAPLNLEISMSLLKPVLKGPIVGKGRVVRRGRKVIFLEGELFDEAGNLLARSTSTAIPTPRPVVEPR
- the infB gene encoding translation initiation factor IF-2, with translation MSDDENKPARKPLGLKRSVDAGEVKQTFSHGRTNKVVVEVKQRRRLVGKPGEVAPPPPPPPPPPPPPPAAAKPAPKKAVPSGETPQERVARLQREAEEARLATLAEQTAREAEEARLAAEDEKKRAEENRKAEEEAAKRAAEEAKAAPAEEPEGEQEVSEDGTPTPAPRRFTPVARPEPKKPEKKKKDEKRPAPESDERADKRRSGKLTVNRALNEDEGRRARSLAALKRAREKERRMQGGPQKAREKQVRDVVVPEAITVGELAKRMGEKGADLVKELFNLDMMVTVNQTIDQDTAELLVEQFGHNIQKVSEADVDIDTTEDQDPEETLKPRPPVVTIMGHVDHGKTSLLDALRGANVVKGEAGGITQHIGSYQVKTKGGDTITFLDTPGHAAFTEMRQRGANVTDIVVLVVAADDGIMPQTIEAINHTKAAGVPMIVAINKMDKPEADPNNIRTRLLEHEVIVEAMSGDVQDVEISAKAKTGLDELLEKIALQAELLELKARPDRMAEATVIEAQLDKGRGPVATVLITRGTLKRGDTFVVGTESGRVRAIIDDKGKQIKEAGPSMPVEVLGLGGVPRAGDQLTVVENEQRAREVAAYRQEKATEKRTALAPTSFDTMFNNLASNVIEFPVVVKADVQGSVEAIVTALHNLSNDEIKVRVLHAGVGAITESDVTLASASKAPIIGFNVRPNAKARELVKRDGVEMKYYDVIYHLTEEIAKEMAGELGPERIEHVVGRAQVKEVFRSGKRDKAAGLLVEEGVIRKGLHARLTRDDVIVSATTIASLRRFKDDVDEVRAGLECGVVLADTNDIQPGDQLEVFEVEERERTL
- a CDS encoding DUF448 domain-containing protein codes for the protein MRTPPNERLTPDIADTPRARTASEPERRCVISGETALRETLVRLAVSPVGLVLPDAQEKAPGRGAWIGVDRAGLEQAIASGKLKGGLSRAFKTGDLDIPDNLPQLVEDALTRVFLDRLGLEMRVGHLILGTQRIAEHARGGALALLCHASDASEDGRKKLDQAWRVGRETEGSGERGLELPLDRNALSVALGRDNVVHLALADDAAADRVLKPLTRLMHFLGQDLPAADGRAIARAE
- the nusA gene encoding transcription termination factor NusA, whose product is MASAISANKAELLAIANSVASEKMIDKSIVIEAMEEAIQKAARARYGAENDIRAKLDPQTGDLRLWRVVEVVEDVEDYFKQVDLKQAAKLDKDAKLGDFIVDPLPPVDLGRIDAQSAKQVIFQKVRDAERERQYEEFKDRAGEVITGVIKSVEFGHVIVNLGRAEGVIRRDQQIPREAARTGERVRALITKVERNNRGPQIFLSRAHPDFMKKLFAQEVPEIYDGIIEIKAAARDPGSRAKIGVISHDSSIDPVGACVGMKGSRVQAVVQELQGEKIDIIPWSEDQATFIVNALQPATVSRVVLDEEDGRIEVVVPDDQLSLAIGRRGQNVRLASQLTANQIDIMTEEEASEKRQKEFAERSKMFEEELDVDETLSQLLVAEGFAELEEVAYVELDELAGIEGFDEELAQELQSRALEAIERQEAAHREARRELGVEDDLAELPHLTEAMLVTLGKAGIKTLDDLADLATDELIAKKREAPRRRNNADGPPMRRPSVREQDKGGVLGEYGLSEEQGNEIIMAARAHWFEDEDVSGPDTQEAADADSTQ
- the rimP gene encoding ribosome maturation protein RimP is translated as MSDIARLTEVIEPEANALGFDLVRVKMMPSEAGDGGQALQIMAEDPATGQLIIDQCAALSRRVSDRIDALEEAGEMLIEGAYHLEVSSPGIDRPLTRAKDFANWAGHETKIAMDKSWDGQRTLRGILEGIANGPGGDTVTITDRKAGKVSVPREMIHSAQLVLTDALIAATQPLDTSGADDFVETEEEADD